The genomic stretch CCATACCAAAAATAACATTTAAACCAAGACCGGCACCGCCAACATTTCCAATGTTAAATGCCAAGCCGCCTAATGCGACAGCGAATGCCAAAAAGTAACCAAGACCCGGCAGCACTTTATTAGCAATATCCTGACCGCGCATTCTCGATACTGCAATAATTCGCCATATATTCAACTGTACGCCAATATCTAATATTATTGACATAAGAATAACAAAGCCAAAACTGGCTAATAATTGCTCTGTAAAGACAGCCGTCTGCGTCAGGAAACCCGGACCGACTGCTGATGAACCCATCAAAAATGCCGCTCCTAATAAAACACCTAACTTCCCTTTAGAAGAAGACTGTTTCTGTTGTAAGTCTTTATCTCTTGATGCCATACAAATCCCCCTTATGTAACGATTCTTACAAATCGTTTGTAGTATGTACTGCTTCCCTTACATTATCACAAATTTTTAATAAATAATAATTATTATAACGCACGAAATAATAATAACACAAGATGTAAGTTAATCTAACATAAGTGAATTTTCCAATATGACAGGACAGCTACACATGCCTGATTTGTTTTTAAATCTCACGTTATAACTTTTGAGAAAAGGGAACAGTATAGATAGACAATTAATTAGAAGAAGGAAAAGGAGCGTGGAATGAATGAACGAAAAACAACTTGATCTAATAAAAAACGGTAAAGGATTCATCGCAGCGCTGGACCAAAGCGGCGGCAGCACACCGAAAGCATTAGCTGAATACGGCGTACCAGAGAGTTCCTACCAGAGCGAAGACGACATGTTCAAGCTTGTACACGATATGCGTACGCGCATCATCACTTCCCCCGCCTTTACATCAGATCAGATTTTAGGGGCAATTCTTTTCGAGCAAACGATGGACCGGGATATTAAGGGGAAATATACAGCTGACTATCTATGGGAAGAAAAAGGAATCGCGCCATTTCTTAAAGTAGATAAAGGACTAGACGCGGAAAAAGATGGCGTTCAGCTTATGAAACCAATCGAGGACTTAAATGAAACACTCGGACGCGCAACCGAACGCAATATCTTTGGTACAAAAATGCGTTCCGTTATTAAGGAACCAAATGTCAGCGGCATTAAAGCAGTGGTAGATCAGCAATTTGAAATCGGAAAAAGCATCATTGCCGCAGGACTTGTGCCAATTATTGAGCCTGAAGTGAATATTCACAGCGAAGAAAAAGCGAAGTGCGAAGAAATACTTCGCGATGAAATCTTCCGCCATCTGAATGACCTTTCCGAGGAAGAAAACGTCATGCTGAAGCTCTCTATTCCTACACAAGCAAATCTGTATAAAGAGCTTACCGAACATCCTCGCGTCGTACGCGTGGTTGTATTATCCGGCGGCTATTCCCGCGACGTGGCAAATGAGAAATTGAGAGAGAATGAAGGCCTAATCGCCAGCTTCTCCAGAGCGCTCTCCGCTGACTTGAACGCAAATCAGTCTGAGGAAGAATTCGATGCTGCATTGAAGGATGCTGTAGATACCATTTATGATGCGTCTGTGAATAAGAAGTAAGGGATATCAAGACGAGCTAACCTACAGGGGAGCTCGTCTTTTTTACTATTGCCTAAAGATGACGAAAAAACGGAATCCTTCATAAACCCTGTCGTTAAACATTAAATAATATTGGCTCAAAACTCGAATAAAGGAGCCACTTTCTAAGTATTAATCTATGCAGGACTGAATCCCCCATAAACCACTTTGACGAAAACCCACCTTTCTCTTACACTAGTTCTGTACATAAACTGGAAGTTCATAGGAGACACCAATGACAGTCTGACAGTCGCAACCATTAGCTTTCCTGAAGATAATCCCTTTCACATTCACACAAAGGGCTTCTCAGGGTATGACATACTTTTTTACATTAACAAGTTAGCACCTTATATGATGATTATAATTCTTACTGGTTTATTACGTTTGGCTTTAAGATATGTATTGGGGAATTCCGCTGGCTGGCGGCACAGAAGAAAGAGGAGAATTCAGAGCCGCAAACAAAGTCTGAGGGATCGAAAAAAACATCGCGAAAAGATGAAGAACAAGCGCAATCATGAGAAGAAACGCAAACACAGAAACAAAAATAAGACCAGAGATGCCCCTTAAGCTCTCTGGTCTATTCTAGTTAGTCCTTCGACAGAATGCCGAGGAATCTCAAAATATTCAAGAACAAGTTAATGAAATCTAAGTACAAGTTCAGCGCCATCAGCGGAATCATCTCTTCTGTCACATGATTTCTTGCCATTTGGTTGAAATCATACAGAATATATAGAGAGAATACGACAGAGCCTATTCCCGAGATGCCTAGCATTGTTGCGTCACTGTATGGAACGAAGATTCCGATTAAACCGGTAACGATTAATGCAATCAAAGCAATCAGTAAGAATCCGCCAAGGAAAGAGAAATCCTTTTTCGATTTAACTCCTACTAGCGCCATTGCACCGAAGATAACAAACGTCGTCGTGAACGCATACAGTACGACATTCGCACCTGAAGTAGACGCATAATAGGCAACAGCCGGGTATGTCGTAATACCAGAAATGGCAGCAAAGATATAGATGAATGTATAGCTGACAGCCTTCTTCCTCCTAAGCACAAATGCTGCAATCAGCATGCCCAATTCCACTATAATCAACGGCAGCATGAGCGCTGGCGGTACAAAATGCCCTGCATAGATTCCGATTGTCGCTATTAACAGCGTCATCAAGAAGGTCTGCAGCACCTTTTGCATGATTGTCTTTTGATTATCTATCGCGTATTCCACTTTCATCGCTCCTAAAATTATTATTAGGTTATATACGCGTCATATGTACGATAGGTTTCATAAATTTACTTTTCATCTAACTGGAACCAGTTGTTCATTCCGTATACAATAACAAGAATAAACAGCACAAGCGCAGCAGCGGAGAGAAACGGACTAATTACAACACTGAAAACTAAACAAATAAATGCAGCAAGGAAAAGATACATGGCCGTTGTATTAATACGCACCTCAACACGGGAACCTGGGGCTGCTTCCAGCTTCTTGCTTCCAAAGAACCACTGCCTCGCCTGCAGCTTAACCGAAGTATCACCAGAACCGACAGTTGTTTCCTCATTATTGCCCAGCTTAACCACATGATCATTATCTACAATTACACCAATCTTTGCTAAACCACCCATCATACCTGTATTACGCTTAATACTTACACCCATGTTCTACAGCTCCTCACCCTATTTAAGTCCGATTATCATATTGGCCACTGTTCGTTCTAAATTCTCCAAGGAATCAACTACATCAGTGCTTGCTTCTGCATGCTGCAATGCCATTTGCTGATAATCTTGAATTAAGTTATTTAAAGAGTCATTCAAATCATTTATCTTTGCTTGCACATCCAGCATCTCCCGGCCGCCACCTGAATCTGGATTGCCTGCTTGGAAATCAGCTAGGGCTGCTTTAAGATCTGCCAGCTTCTGCTGAACAAGACTAGCTTGTAATTTAATTTCACTCATGACTGCATCTCCTGCTTTTTATCCGCATGCAGTCTATCCAGTGAACTTTGTTTATAAGCAATTTGCATCTGACAGTTATCAACTTCTGCTACAAGGAGACTCTTCGCCTGCTGCAACTCATCCAGCACACGCTCTACCTCCGCTTCCGAAACATCCCGGAAACTAGCAGCCAGCTCCCCATCTCGAAAAGACTCAAACTTATCAGCCAGTTCTCCTTTCCACGTGCTCGCTGACAACTGCACATCCTGCCAGTGTCTTCTGCTTTCCTCATAATCTCCCTGCAAACTCTCAATCTCCGCAATCGCACGGTTAAGACGATCAATTTCATCCTGCTTCAAACCTACCTGCGTGTGCAAGTTGCTGATTGAATGCTCGGTATTTCTAATTTGACTATTAATAGAAGCTAACGACATTTCCACCACTCCTTACATTTATAAATACCGCCCTAAAACTTCATTACTACTACAGTAAAGGATTTACAACAGAAAATCTGTAAGACTTCTGCCTTGTTTTTCCATAATGTGACTGAATAGTAATGGTAAAAAGGTTGTAGTTGATAAATAAAGATATAATTTATTCGGTTTAGCTCACCTCACATTTCTCTTCCAGCTTGGCGATAATATACTGCAGGTTGCTCGTTTGGTTTGGAAGGTCTTTTGTGCTTCGTTTCATGATTTGAAATTTAAAATCCCCTACTTTCTTAGGGTATTTTAAAGTAATAAATTGTAACAGCCACCTGTTTCTGACTTTTATATTCTTCATATCTGAAAAACCAAGGTATAGTGCATACATTGCTTTATCTGCTTTAAAGGGATGCATTACCACAACTAGAAGCCCTTCCTCATCTGCATCAATTAGACAACTTGTTAACCGCTTCTCTCCTTCAGCCTTTTTAATAACTGCAACTACAGGATGAGTCAACTCAAAGTCGGCTATAGGGCCCGCATCTTCTAAATCTGACGATAGAATTAATTCTTGATAGGCTTCTCTTATACGAGACTCTGTATATTTTATTTTCATTTACTCGCAGTCCTCCTCTTTTAACGTTAACTGCATCAAAAATAGACACTAAACCATTCATGTTATTTAAGAAACTTATGTAATAAAGTATGATAATGACTATACACCTCATTTCCCCTTCACAGCACATTCAAATCAAATTTATGTAATTATATGTAATAATCATCCAACAAAAAGGGTAATAGGTAAGCGTTCCAAGATGATAAATGAGCATATAAAACTATTTCCCTAGATGCAGAACGCAAAAGATGAGGAAAAAGGTACTTAATACTCTACAAAATGGAAAAGGGTTTCGTTAGGGTAGAATAAGCAGCTTTTATGGAAAGGAGTCCCCCATAGATGAGCGGAGAAATTAAGATTAAACAAGCTGAAGCACAAAAAGGCATTCAAGAGATGAGTGCAGCAGTGCAAGCATTGAAAAAAGAAATCGGCGAAACAATGGACGGCAACCACGGAATAAAAATGAGTGATGCATACAATGAGATCAAAGCCGAATACGAAGCAGTCCTCAACCAGTTCATCGCGCTATTCCAAGAGAATATAACAGCAACAGAAGCAGCAGTACAAGAGCTGGTTGAATTAGATCAAGCGCTCGGCAATCAGATATCATTGCAATAAACAGGAAGGAGGAAATACATTGAAGGAACTCGCGGTTAAAGAAATTCACAAAGGTACCGAAACATCTAAAATAGATTTAGATACTTTTTTTGAACAACTTTCTACCCTACAACAAAAAGTCCGCAACTTTAACAATATGGAGGATGCTTTAAAAGGCAAAACCGGTAAAGCAATTCGCTCCTTTTACAACGAAATACATACCCCCTTCCTCACTTTCCTGCTGCAATCGATGGAAGATTACAAAGGCAGACTGGAAGACATGAAGAACGACGTACAATCCTTTGAATCCAGCCATCAAGGATTTATAAGTGAAAGCTTCCTAAGAGACGAACTAACACTTGGATTGGATAATGCAAAATTAAAAGCCGGAATCGTCACAGATAAAGCAAATCAGACTCTATCAAGCGTGGCAGATATCGTATCTGTCAAAAATATTAATCAATCAGACTTCGAATCTGGCATAGACAAAGGCAACCGCCAGATAGCCACTGTCGTAAACAATTTGAACGATCTTGACAGCAAACACGCAGCAAACCTAGAAGAAACACAAAGCGACCTGCAAACACTGAAAAAGTATTTATCTGAAATGACTACTGGATTAAGTAGCGGGGCTATATCGATAAGTGACTTTGATGCAGCATCTCTGCAGGATATGGATGGCTACCAAAGCGTTATTCAGAAGAGTTATGGGAACGGGAGTATCGAGATCACTGTGGAAAATATTCAGTATCTGCCTATGGCGGCTATTGCTGCTGCAAAAAGAAAAGCAGAAAAAGGGATGGATGTAGGTATTAAGGGTATTTTAGACCATGCCTACAGGGACCTCCAGCAGGGTGTAATCTCTCGGAAGGAATATTGCGCGATAGTTTCTACAGCTACCTCTAGTGATAAGAAAAAACGAGATATAAGAAGTTCTGACACTTTTATTAATTATGTCTCTAAGAATGAAGATAAGATCCTACAAGACATAGGCAAAGACTTGTTACATAATGGGATACAACAACTAGGCCTACAAACTAAACAGATTGGTAACTATCTCCGTGAGAAAAATTTTCAAAATGGAATTAAAGGGCCCGATATACCAAATAGCTTTAGGATTGTCGATCCTCAAACATCTAAGTTTTCTAGTGCCTTAATCAAATATGGCGGAAGAATTGCTCATGGAGGAAAAATGTTAGGAAAATCCCTTCCATGGTTGAGTGCTGGATATGGCATATACGAAGATGTGACCAAGAAAAACAAAAGTGGTGGTGAAGCTATAGCACATAACGGAGCCTCTTTAGCTGTAGGATACGGAACAGCCTTTGTAACAGGACTTATTATCGCTAATCCTGGAGGATTGGCGATAGCTGCAGGAATTGGAGCAGGTGTCGCGGTCTCAACGTGGTTTAATCACCTGTATGACAATAATATCTGGGGAGTTCAAGATAAGTTAGATTACGTTGGTGAAAAGATTGATAATGCTTGGAATTCATCAGTTGATGCAGTAAGTAATACTGTAGACTCAATTAAAGAATCTGCTGATAATGTTGGAGAAGCGATCAAAGATGGTGTAGAATCATTAAATCCGATGAACTGGGGATGGAATAATTAATGAGTGGAGAGATACGGCGCGTTAAAGGTAATTTAAGATATAGAATTCTAAGTAGCAATGGTGATTATTATCTTATAGATACAGGCTTATCTCCATGGAAAGTGATATCTCCTTATCTTTATTGGATATCACCTAATCCAGGTTATAAGATTGATAAAGACACTGCCTTGGA from Terribacillus sp. DMT04 encodes the following:
- a CDS encoding YwqI/YxiC family protein, which produces MSEIKLQASLVQQKLADLKAALADFQAGNPDSGGGREMLDVQAKINDLNDSLNNLIQDYQQMALQHAEASTDVVDSLENLERTVANMIIGLK
- a CDS encoding fructose bisphosphate aldolase, whose protein sequence is MNEKQLDLIKNGKGFIAALDQSGGSTPKALAEYGVPESSYQSEDDMFKLVHDMRTRIITSPAFTSDQILGAILFEQTMDRDIKGKYTADYLWEEKGIAPFLKVDKGLDAEKDGVQLMKPIEDLNETLGRATERNIFGTKMRSVIKEPNVSGIKAVVDQQFEIGKSIIAAGLVPIIEPEVNIHSEEKAKCEEILRDEIFRHLNDLSEEENVMLKLSIPTQANLYKELTEHPRVVRVVVLSGGYSRDVANEKLRENEGLIASFSRALSADLNANQSEEEFDAALKDAVDTIYDASVNKK
- a CDS encoding DUF5082 family protein, with the translated sequence MSLASINSQIRNTEHSISNLHTQVGLKQDEIDRLNRAIAEIESLQGDYEESRRHWQDVQLSASTWKGELADKFESFRDGELAASFRDVSEAEVERVLDELQQAKSLLVAEVDNCQMQIAYKQSSLDRLHADKKQEMQS
- a CDS encoding Bax inhibitor-1 family protein, which codes for MKVEYAIDNQKTIMQKVLQTFLMTLLIATIGIYAGHFVPPALMLPLIIVELGMLIAAFVLRRKKAVSYTFIYIFAAISGITTYPAVAYYASTSGANVVLYAFTTTFVIFGAMALVGVKSKKDFSFLGGFLLIALIALIVTGLIGIFVPYSDATMLGISGIGSVVFSLYILYDFNQMARNHVTEEMIPLMALNLYLDFINLFLNILRFLGILSKD
- a CDS encoding YwqI/YxiC family protein; amino-acid sequence: MSGEIKIKQAEAQKGIQEMSAAVQALKKEIGETMDGNHGIKMSDAYNEIKAEYEAVLNQFIALFQENITATEAAVQELVELDQALGNQISLQ
- a CDS encoding LXG domain-containing protein, with the translated sequence MKELAVKEIHKGTETSKIDLDTFFEQLSTLQQKVRNFNNMEDALKGKTGKAIRSFYNEIHTPFLTFLLQSMEDYKGRLEDMKNDVQSFESSHQGFISESFLRDELTLGLDNAKLKAGIVTDKANQTLSSVADIVSVKNINQSDFESGIDKGNRQIATVVNNLNDLDSKHAANLEETQSDLQTLKKYLSEMTTGLSSGAISISDFDAASLQDMDGYQSVIQKSYGNGSIEITVENIQYLPMAAIAAAKRKAEKGMDVGIKGILDHAYRDLQQGVISRKEYCAIVSTATSSDKKKRDIRSSDTFINYVSKNEDKILQDIGKDLLHNGIQQLGLQTKQIGNYLREKNFQNGIKGPDIPNSFRIVDPQTSKFSSALIKYGGRIAHGGKMLGKSLPWLSAGYGIYEDVTKKNKSGGEAIAHNGASLAVGYGTAFVTGLIIANPGGLAIAAGIGAGVAVSTWFNHLYDNNIWGVQDKLDYVGEKIDNAWNSSVDAVSNTVDSIKESADNVGEAIKDGVESLNPMNWGWNN